In Arthrobacter sp. SLBN-83, one DNA window encodes the following:
- a CDS encoding anti-sigma factor produces the protein MRSQFPFGGRHQRTGSHLEACQECAATVRRERQYLERLRDAPIPPASDDLTARLLARTSELAAQPAASVDHSSTSRLAARALALTAGGTVAAAGVLAVGAFTAAGDPSAGGTVGTEAAFSHVSSQTPADGRTLTAAQLATLRSEGWACPELQAMGFHMESAKALVVDGQPAVELWLTDGAHHATVTEQHPVPAQAAANVAAPGSAPAEAAGAGGKAGPAQDWATSPRAATYRAEGLTITYRSDLPAAQSNQALPILKRLADSAAEGVAAAVPDSSEGQAAEPLEARLERGFGKIAALFTQ, from the coding sequence ATGAGGTCCCAGTTTCCTTTCGGTGGCAGGCATCAGCGCACGGGCAGCCACCTGGAGGCCTGCCAGGAGTGTGCTGCCACCGTTCGCCGGGAACGCCAGTACCTGGAGCGTCTTCGGGACGCTCCCATACCGCCCGCCAGCGATGACCTGACTGCTCGGCTGCTGGCGCGCACCTCGGAACTGGCCGCACAGCCGGCAGCGTCCGTGGACCACAGCAGCACTTCCCGCCTGGCCGCCCGGGCCCTCGCACTGACTGCGGGCGGAACAGTGGCGGCTGCCGGGGTACTGGCCGTAGGGGCATTTACGGCGGCAGGAGATCCCTCGGCCGGCGGGACGGTGGGCACCGAGGCGGCCTTTTCGCATGTCTCCTCGCAGACACCGGCGGACGGCAGGACGTTGACCGCGGCGCAGCTTGCAACATTGCGCTCCGAAGGGTGGGCCTGCCCGGAGCTACAGGCCATGGGATTCCACATGGAATCGGCCAAGGCGCTGGTTGTTGACGGCCAGCCTGCGGTGGAGCTCTGGCTTACCGACGGCGCGCATCACGCCACCGTTACGGAACAGCATCCCGTCCCCGCGCAGGCGGCAGCAAACGTTGCCGCTCCCGGAAGTGCGCCGGCAGAAGCCGCCGGAGCCGGGGGGAAAGCGGGTCCGGCGCAGGATTGGGCCACCTCACCAAGGGCCGCCACCTACCGCGCGGAAGGCCTCACCATCACCTACCGCTCCGACCTGCCCGCCGCGCAGTCCAATCAGGCCCTGCCCATCCTCAAACGGCTTGCGGACAGTGCCGCAGAAGGGGTGGCGGCTGCCGTTCCGGACAGCTCCGAGGGGCAGGCGGCCGAGCCGCTGGAGGCACGGCTGGAGCGCGGGTTTGGCAAGATCGCGGCGCTGTTTACCCAGTGA
- a CDS encoding Sec-independent protein translocase TatB yields MFGINGPEFILLLIIGVLVIGPQRLPEYTQKLANLVKEVRRMANGAREQIKEEVGIDIDDVDWKKYDPRQYDPRRIIKEALLDDDTKPVSAGAPAAVAAVSGAAAAAESAPARPERVVERLAPGEVAPFDTEAT; encoded by the coding sequence GTGTTTGGAATCAACGGCCCGGAGTTCATTCTTCTGCTGATCATTGGCGTGCTGGTGATCGGCCCCCAGCGGCTGCCTGAATATACCCAGAAGCTGGCGAACCTGGTCAAGGAAGTCCGCCGCATGGCCAACGGCGCGCGCGAGCAGATCAAGGAAGAAGTGGGCATCGACATCGACGATGTCGACTGGAAGAAATACGATCCGCGCCAGTACGATCCCCGACGCATCATCAAGGAAGCACTGCTCGACGACGACACCAAGCCAGTGAGTGCGGGCGCCCCCGCCGCCGTGGCTGCAGTTTCCGGCGCAGCGGCAGCAGCCGAGTCAGCTCCTGCGCGGCCCGAAAGGGTAGTGGAGAGGCTGGCCCCGGGCGAGGTTGCCCCGTTCGACACCGAAGCCACCTAG
- a CDS encoding Mrp/NBP35 family ATP-binding protein, whose protein sequence is MSAPIDPAISASPLHQAVNDALATVIDPELRRPIAELGMVDSVQVSDDGRVTVAVLLTIAGCPLRDTITADSQRALSAVPGVTAVDVELKVMDQAQRDALKEKLRGTGGQRSIPFNDPGSLTKVYAVASGKGGVGKSSVTVNLASALAAQGLRVGIVDADVYGFSVPALMGITQKPTQVDDMILPPVAYGVKVISIGMFVSGNKPVAWRGPMLHRALEQFLTDVYFGDLDALFLDLPPGTGDIAISVAQLLPKAEILVVTTPQAAAADVAERAGAIATQTGQKIAGVIENMSYLEMPDGGRMELFGSGGGAVLTERLSATVGADVPLLGQIPLDIQLREGGDSGVPIVLGKPDSAGAAALLAIAGQLAAKPRGLAGMKLGLQPR, encoded by the coding sequence ATGAGCGCCCCCATCGATCCCGCAATAAGCGCCTCCCCGCTGCACCAGGCCGTCAACGACGCCCTCGCCACGGTCATCGACCCCGAACTGCGCCGCCCCATCGCCGAGCTGGGCATGGTGGATTCCGTCCAGGTGTCCGACGACGGCAGAGTCACCGTGGCGGTCCTGCTCACCATCGCAGGCTGCCCACTTCGGGACACCATTACCGCCGATTCCCAAAGGGCCCTTTCCGCCGTCCCCGGCGTCACCGCCGTCGACGTCGAACTGAAGGTGATGGACCAGGCGCAGCGCGACGCCCTCAAGGAGAAGTTGCGCGGCACGGGCGGGCAGCGCAGCATCCCGTTCAATGACCCCGGCTCGCTCACCAAGGTCTATGCCGTGGCCAGCGGCAAAGGCGGGGTGGGCAAGTCCTCCGTCACGGTCAACCTGGCCAGCGCCCTGGCCGCCCAAGGCCTCCGGGTGGGCATCGTGGACGCAGACGTGTACGGCTTTTCTGTCCCTGCGCTGATGGGTATCACGCAAAAACCCACCCAGGTGGACGACATGATCCTTCCCCCGGTTGCGTATGGGGTGAAGGTGATCTCCATCGGCATGTTCGTCAGCGGCAACAAGCCGGTCGCCTGGCGCGGACCCATGCTGCACCGCGCCCTGGAACAGTTCCTCACCGACGTCTACTTCGGCGATCTCGATGCCCTGTTCCTGGACCTTCCGCCGGGCACGGGTGACATTGCCATTTCCGTGGCCCAACTGCTGCCCAAGGCCGAAATCCTGGTGGTCACCACACCCCAGGCGGCAGCGGCGGATGTCGCGGAACGGGCCGGCGCGATTGCCACCCAGACCGGCCAGAAAATCGCGGGCGTCATCGAGAACATGTCCTATCTGGAGATGCCCGACGGCGGCCGGATGGAACTGTTTGGAAGCGGCGGCGGGGCAGTCCTCACCGAACGCCTCAGCGCCACGGTAGGGGCGGACGTTCCGTTGCTGGGCCAGATTCCGCTGGACATCCAGTTGCGGGAAGGCGGGGACTCGGGGGTGCCGATCGTCCTGGGCAAGCCGGATTCGGCGGGAGCGGCGGCGCTGTTGGCCATTGCAGGGCAGTTGGCGGCAAAACCCCGCGGCCTGGCCGGTATGAAGCTGGGGCTGCAGCCCCGCTGA
- a CDS encoding DUF1003 domain-containing protein has protein sequence MAALADISAPKNPNQRNLAKAESKGSLDTPLSGRQRILPTFRPDPDAFGHATEAFARFMGTPQFLVYMTVFCIFWLGWNTWAPTEWQFDSRDLGFTLLTLMLSLQASYAAPLLLLAQNRQDDRDRVSLQQDRQRAERNLSDTEYLTRELASLRIALREVATRDYVRAELRSLLEDLLEAQEELRTHEETGPGSHESPRDKVKDKLREQRDRQRSPRTQQIPRVKPGHSAQ, from the coding sequence GTGGCCGCATTGGCTGATATCAGTGCTCCGAAGAACCCCAACCAGCGGAACCTGGCCAAAGCGGAATCAAAAGGCAGCCTCGACACACCCCTGAGCGGCAGGCAACGGATCCTGCCCACGTTCCGTCCGGACCCTGATGCGTTCGGGCACGCCACCGAAGCCTTCGCACGGTTCATGGGTACGCCCCAGTTCCTGGTGTACATGACGGTGTTCTGTATCTTTTGGCTGGGCTGGAACACATGGGCGCCCACCGAATGGCAGTTCGACTCCCGGGACCTTGGTTTCACCCTGCTGACCCTGATGCTGTCGCTGCAGGCCTCCTACGCAGCGCCCCTGCTGCTGCTGGCGCAAAACCGGCAGGATGACCGTGACCGCGTCTCCCTGCAGCAGGACCGCCAGCGCGCCGAACGCAACCTGTCCGATACCGAGTACCTCACCCGGGAACTTGCCTCCCTTCGGATCGCCCTGCGCGAGGTAGCCACCCGCGACTACGTCCGGGCCGAACTGCGCTCCCTCCTCGAGGACCTGCTCGAAGCCCAGGAGGAGCTGCGCACCCACGAGGAGACCGGCCCGGGTTCGCACGAGTCACCGCGGGACAAGGTCAAAGACAAACTGCGTGAACAACGGGACCGGCAGCGCAGCCCGCGTACCCAGCAGATCCCCCGGGTCAAACCCGGCCACTCTGCCCAATGA
- a CDS encoding magnesium transporter MgtE N-terminal domain-containing protein gives MSTTPTRVFVARLLGLDVFDPLGDRLGRLRDVVVLSRGTQGAPHVVGIVVEVPGKKRVFVPMTRITSIDQTQVICTGLVNLRRFEQRGAETLVVAEMFDRRVTLRDGSGDATIEDIAIDQHRSRDWFVSKLFVRRGHSLSPLSRLRRNETLIIDWADAQQGQKTEPQAATQFVANHEDLKPADFAEALQEMSDKRRFEVASELQDERLADVLQELPEDDQVEILSALDVQRAADVLEEMDPDDAADLLGELPSAQAEELLQLMEPEGAEDVRRLLEYDEDTAGGLMTPVPVILPPEATVAEALAHVRREELSPALASSIFIARPPLETPTGRFLGVVHIQQLLRFPPFEALGNLVDKNLEPLSDQAHISEVARTLATYNLNSLPVINDAGRLVGAVTVDDVLDHLLPDDWRAHDGEAPIRKLGGRIG, from the coding sequence GTGAGCACAACACCTACACGCGTCTTCGTGGCGCGCCTTCTGGGCCTCGATGTCTTCGACCCGCTGGGCGACCGGCTGGGCCGGTTGCGCGATGTTGTTGTGCTGTCCCGCGGCACCCAGGGTGCCCCGCACGTGGTGGGCATCGTGGTGGAAGTTCCGGGTAAGAAGCGCGTCTTCGTTCCCATGACCCGCATCACCTCAATCGACCAGACCCAGGTCATCTGCACCGGCCTGGTCAACCTGCGCCGGTTTGAACAGCGCGGGGCGGAAACCCTGGTGGTGGCCGAGATGTTCGACCGGCGCGTCACGCTCCGCGACGGCAGCGGCGACGCCACCATCGAAGACATCGCCATCGACCAGCACCGCTCCCGCGACTGGTTCGTCAGCAAGCTCTTCGTCCGGCGCGGGCACTCGCTGTCGCCCCTGAGCCGGCTGCGCCGCAACGAGACCCTGATCATCGACTGGGCGGACGCCCAGCAGGGCCAGAAGACCGAGCCGCAGGCCGCCACCCAGTTCGTGGCCAACCACGAGGACCTCAAACCCGCCGACTTCGCCGAGGCGCTCCAGGAGATGAGCGACAAGCGCCGCTTCGAGGTAGCCAGCGAACTGCAGGACGAACGCCTGGCCGATGTCCTCCAGGAGCTCCCGGAGGACGACCAGGTGGAGATCCTCTCCGCACTGGATGTCCAGCGCGCAGCCGACGTCCTGGAGGAGATGGACCCGGACGACGCCGCCGACCTCCTCGGCGAGCTCCCCTCCGCCCAGGCCGAGGAACTGCTCCAGCTGATGGAGCCCGAAGGCGCCGAGGACGTCCGCCGCCTGCTCGAATATGACGAGGACACGGCCGGCGGCCTGATGACCCCCGTGCCGGTGATCCTCCCCCCGGAAGCCACCGTCGCCGAAGCCCTGGCCCACGTCAGGCGCGAGGAGCTCTCCCCCGCCCTGGCGTCGTCGATCTTCATTGCCCGGCCGCCGCTGGAAACGCCTACCGGCCGCTTCCTGGGCGTGGTGCATATCCAGCAGCTGCTGCGTTTCCCGCCGTTCGAGGCACTGGGAAACCTGGTGGACAAGAACCTGGAGCCGTTGTCCGACCAGGCCCACATCAGCGAAGTGGCGCGGACCCTGGCCACGTATAACCTGAACTCCCTCCCGGTGATCAACGACGCCGGCCGGCTTGTGGGGGCGGTGACTGTTGATGACGTATTGGATCATTTGTTGCCGGACGACTGGCGCGCCCATGATGGCGAAGCCCCGATAAGAAAGCTCGGTGGCCGCATTGGCTGA
- a CDS encoding general stress protein, translating into MSNLFGAPRAGAPNGPDDARAVPTGDTVGSYTSYLDAQKAVDYLADQQFPVQMVSIVGNELKMVERVTGRLSYPRVALSGALSGMWFGLFVGVMLSFFAPSPGYFSIMTSVLMGAAFFMLFGIVTYAMQRGKRDFTSTSQVVATNYDVIVALEAAHEARRLLQQLPMSRSDAASGHGPYTQNDYYNQPYQQQHPQQQGPARPAGWNDPYGQRPAGPSHEGSEHGAPAQDGHAYPHDGGEQQGNQQYGGGQQQPVRSVRYPDLPDGRPQYGVRLPQGPAAEAGQQGPEHGPEHGAEQQDHHGGAHRAEEHYGSEGDQHHGEHRQ; encoded by the coding sequence ATGTCGAACTTATTTGGTGCACCCAGGGCCGGCGCCCCGAACGGACCGGACGATGCCCGGGCTGTTCCCACCGGTGACACCGTTGGCTCCTACACCTCCTACCTCGACGCCCAAAAAGCCGTGGACTACCTGGCGGACCAGCAGTTCCCGGTCCAGATGGTCTCCATTGTCGGCAATGAGCTGAAGATGGTGGAGCGGGTGACCGGGCGGCTGAGCTACCCCCGGGTGGCACTTTCGGGGGCACTGAGCGGCATGTGGTTCGGTCTGTTCGTGGGGGTCATGCTGTCCTTCTTTGCCCCTTCCCCCGGATACTTTTCGATCATGACATCGGTGCTGATGGGCGCCGCCTTCTTCATGCTCTTCGGCATCGTCACCTACGCCATGCAGCGCGGCAAGCGCGACTTCACGTCCACCAGCCAGGTGGTGGCAACGAACTACGACGTCATCGTGGCCCTCGAAGCCGCCCACGAGGCCCGGCGGCTGCTGCAGCAACTGCCGATGTCCCGTTCCGACGCTGCCTCCGGCCACGGCCCCTACACGCAAAACGACTACTACAACCAGCCTTACCAGCAGCAGCATCCGCAGCAGCAGGGGCCCGCGCGTCCGGCCGGTTGGAACGATCCGTACGGCCAGCGTCCTGCCGGCCCTTCCCACGAGGGATCGGAGCACGGCGCACCGGCCCAGGACGGGCACGCGTATCCGCACGACGGCGGCGAGCAGCAGGGCAACCAGCAGTATGGCGGCGGCCAGCAGCAGCCCGTGCGTTCGGTCCGCTACCCGGACCTGCCGGACGGCCGCCCGCAGTACGGCGTCCGGCTCCCGCAGGGTCCCGCCGCGGAGGCCGGGCAGCAAGGCCCGGAACATGGCCCGGAACATGGTGCGGAACAGCAGGACCACCACGGTGGAGCCCATCGGGCGGAAGAACACTACGGATCCGAGGGCGACCAGCACCACGGCGAACACCGGCAGTAG
- a CDS encoding aminopeptidase P family protein translates to MNDAENTQNSASQPLEERVNNRSQRPSSTAFKAFMASNWAPFNQELPQLDAVAPYAANRRKAISALFKGERLVIPAGPLKVRSNDCDYRFRPHSGFAHLTGLGLDHEPDAVLILEPAEEGTGDDGGNHRATLYFRPLAGRDSEQFYADSRSGEFWIGARPTLEEFEARLGLATAHIDQLETAITKDVGAPEIGGISIRLVRKVDENIDALVDTARYNTARDPENLDLGVLDALDEKLSEALSELRLLKDEWEIEQMKTAVSATVEGFEEVVKALPRALTHARGERVVEGAFFARAREVGNELGYDTIAASGNNATVLHWTRNTGRIHAGELLLLDAGVEADSLYTADITRTLPASGTFSDIQRKVYQAVLDAADAGFAAAQPGTKFRDIHTAATTVLAERLAEWGILPVSVAEAISPEGQQHRRWMPHGTSHHLGLDVHDCAQAKRELYLDGVLTEGMVFTIEPGLYFKKEDLAIPEEYRGIGVRIEDDILMTNDGPVNLSAALPRNAEDVEDWMAGIYRTEEA, encoded by the coding sequence GTGAACGATGCCGAAAACACCCAAAACTCTGCTTCCCAGCCGTTGGAGGAGCGCGTCAACAACCGCTCCCAGCGGCCCAGTTCCACCGCCTTCAAGGCCTTCATGGCCAGCAACTGGGCGCCGTTCAACCAGGAGCTTCCCCAGCTGGACGCAGTCGCCCCCTATGCCGCAAACCGGCGCAAGGCGATCTCCGCCCTGTTCAAAGGCGAACGCCTGGTCATCCCCGCGGGGCCGTTGAAGGTCCGGTCTAATGACTGCGACTACCGCTTCCGCCCGCACTCCGGCTTCGCGCACCTCACCGGGCTCGGCCTGGACCACGAGCCCGACGCGGTCCTGATTCTGGAACCGGCGGAAGAGGGAACAGGCGACGACGGCGGGAACCACCGCGCCACGCTCTACTTCCGGCCGCTGGCCGGCAGGGACTCGGAACAGTTCTATGCGGACTCCCGCTCGGGCGAGTTCTGGATCGGGGCCCGTCCCACCCTGGAAGAGTTCGAGGCCCGCCTGGGCCTGGCCACCGCACATATCGACCAGCTGGAGACAGCCATCACCAAGGACGTGGGCGCCCCCGAAATCGGCGGTATCTCCATCCGCCTGGTCCGTAAGGTCGACGAGAACATCGACGCGCTGGTGGACACTGCCCGCTACAACACCGCCAGGGACCCCGAGAACCTGGACCTGGGCGTCCTGGATGCCTTGGACGAAAAGCTCAGCGAGGCCCTCTCCGAACTGCGCCTGCTGAAGGACGAGTGGGAAATTGAGCAGATGAAGACCGCGGTGTCTGCCACCGTGGAGGGCTTCGAAGAGGTTGTTAAGGCGTTGCCGCGCGCCCTCACACATGCCCGCGGCGAACGCGTGGTTGAAGGAGCGTTCTTCGCCAGGGCCCGCGAGGTGGGTAACGAACTCGGCTACGACACCATCGCAGCGTCCGGCAACAACGCCACGGTGCTGCACTGGACCCGCAACACCGGCCGCATCCACGCCGGCGAACTCCTGCTCCTGGACGCCGGCGTCGAGGCCGATTCGCTCTACACCGCGGACATTACCCGGACGCTTCCGGCCAGCGGCACCTTCAGCGACATCCAGCGCAAGGTGTACCAGGCAGTCCTGGATGCAGCCGATGCCGGTTTCGCCGCTGCCCAGCCCGGGACCAAATTCCGCGACATCCACACCGCGGCCACCACCGTCCTGGCCGAGCGCCTGGCAGAGTGGGGAATCCTGCCCGTCTCCGTAGCGGAAGCGATCAGCCCTGAAGGCCAGCAGCACCGCCGCTGGATGCCGCACGGCACCAGCCACCACCTGGGACTGGACGTGCACGACTGCGCGCAGGCCAAGCGGGAACTCTATCTCGACGGCGTCCTCACCGAAGGCATGGTGTTCACCATCGAACCGGGCCTGTACTTCAAGAAGGAAGACCTGGCGATCCCGGAGGAGTACCGCGGCATCGGCGTCAGGATCGAGGACGACATCCTCATGACCAATGATGGCCCGGTCAACCTCAGTGCCGCCCTGCCCCGCAATGCGGAGGACGTGGAGGACTGGATGGCCGGGATCTACCGGACCGAAGAAGCCTGA
- a CDS encoding PHP domain-containing protein, with translation MRIDLHAHSNVSDGTETPADVMASAARAGLDVVALTDHDSTAGWAEASAAAATYGVALVPGMEVSCRTEEGISVHLLSYLHDPTDPGLLEEITKAKDSRQTRAERMVTILAEDYPLTWDDVIHHVAPGATLGRPHIADALVAAGVVEDRSEAFASILTSRSRYFIPHYAPDPATAVELVRAAGGVPVFAHPVASARGRIVGERTYREMIDAGLAGLEIDHRDNPEEGRDFLRRLAAKHDLLVTGSSDYHGTGKPNLLGENLTAPDMLARIEELGTGAVVVRP, from the coding sequence GTGAGGATTGACCTGCATGCCCACTCCAACGTCTCCGACGGCACCGAGACCCCTGCCGATGTCATGGCCTCTGCTGCCCGTGCGGGGCTGGACGTGGTGGCACTGACCGACCATGATTCAACGGCAGGCTGGGCAGAGGCTTCCGCAGCCGCTGCAACGTACGGCGTGGCCCTGGTACCCGGGATGGAGGTGTCCTGCCGGACGGAGGAGGGCATCAGCGTCCACCTCCTAAGCTACCTGCACGATCCCACCGATCCCGGTCTCCTGGAGGAGATCACCAAGGCCAAGGATTCCCGCCAGACCAGGGCCGAGCGGATGGTGACCATCCTGGCCGAAGACTATCCACTCACTTGGGACGACGTGATCCACCACGTTGCGCCCGGCGCCACCCTGGGCCGGCCGCACATCGCGGATGCCCTCGTTGCCGCAGGGGTGGTGGAGGACCGTTCGGAGGCCTTCGCCTCCATCCTCACCTCCCGCTCGCGGTACTTCATTCCGCACTACGCTCCGGACCCTGCCACCGCCGTCGAACTTGTCCGTGCCGCCGGCGGCGTGCCGGTGTTCGCCCACCCCGTGGCCTCTGCGCGGGGACGGATCGTGGGGGAGCGTACGTACCGGGAGATGATCGACGCCGGCCTGGCGGGCCTGGAGATCGACCACCGGGACAACCCGGAGGAGGGCCGCGACTTCCTCCGCAGGCTTGCGGCCAAGCACGACCTGCTGGTCACCGGTTCCTCCGACTACCACGGAACCGGGAAGCCCAACCTGCTCGGGGAGAACCTCACGGCACCGGACATGCTGGCGCGGATCGAGGAACTCGGCACGGGGGCCGTCGTCGTCCGCCCCTAA
- a CDS encoding DNA-methyltransferase, producing MTDTVWAPDGGSLVVHADNAEYLPTLPDGAFTLIYVDPPFNTGRPQQRQETRMVVNAEGSGDRVGFKGRSYDTIKGALHRYDDAFSDYWSFLEPRLVEAWRLLADDGTLYLHLDYREVHYAKVMLDAIFGRECFLNEIIWAYDYGARAKNRWPTKHDNILVYVKNPAKYHFDSAEVDREPYMAPGLVTPAKRELGKLPTDVWWHTIVSPTGKEKTGYPTQKPEGLVRRVVAASSRPGDWCLDFFAGSGTLGAVAAKLGRKFVCVDQNQPAIDIMAKRLGAHATLVTRQPS from the coding sequence ATGACTGACACTGTTTGGGCGCCGGACGGCGGCAGCCTGGTGGTGCACGCGGACAACGCGGAGTACCTCCCCACGCTGCCGGACGGCGCCTTCACACTGATTTACGTGGACCCGCCCTTCAACACCGGCCGGCCGCAGCAGCGCCAGGAAACCCGCATGGTGGTCAACGCTGAAGGCAGCGGGGACCGGGTGGGTTTCAAGGGCCGCTCCTACGACACCATCAAGGGCGCACTGCACCGCTACGATGACGCGTTCAGCGACTACTGGTCCTTCCTCGAGCCACGGCTTGTGGAAGCCTGGCGGCTCCTTGCCGACGACGGCACCCTGTACCTGCACCTGGACTACCGCGAAGTGCACTACGCCAAGGTCATGCTGGACGCCATCTTTGGCCGGGAATGCTTCCTGAACGAGATCATCTGGGCCTACGACTACGGCGCCCGCGCGAAAAACCGGTGGCCCACCAAGCACGACAACATCCTGGTGTACGTCAAGAACCCGGCCAAGTACCACTTCGACAGCGCCGAGGTGGACCGCGAGCCGTACATGGCGCCGGGCCTGGTGACCCCTGCGAAGCGGGAACTGGGCAAGCTGCCCACGGACGTCTGGTGGCACACCATCGTCTCGCCCACGGGCAAGGAAAAGACCGGCTACCCCACGCAGAAGCCGGAGGGCCTGGTCCGGCGCGTTGTCGCTGCCTCGTCCCGTCCCGGGGACTGGTGCCTGGACTTCTTCGCCGGCTCCGGCACCCTGGGTGCAGTGGCCGCAAAGCTGGGCCGGAAGTTCGTGTGCGTGGACCAGAACCAGCCGGCCATCGACATCATGGCCAAGCGGCTGGGTGCGCACGCCACCCTGGTAACCCGCCAGCCCAGCTAG
- a CDS encoding DEAD/DEAH box helicase: protein MSELHTHQLLSDVSGTETIEPEETIISDETPHEIAEKSFADYNVRDDIVESLADAGITHPFPIQAMTLPVALGGHDIIGQAKTGTGKTLGFGIPALQRVIGQDDPGYAKLAVPGAPQALVIVPTRELAVQVASDLQTASRKRNARIATIYGGRAYEPQIESLKKGVEVVVGTPGRLIDLYKQKHLSLKNVKIVVLDEADEMLDLGFLPDVETLIAATPAVRQTLLFSATMPGPVIAMARRYMTQPTHIRAADPEDEGLTKRDIRQLIYRAHSMDKTEVVARILQARGRGRTIIFTKTKRTAAKVAEELVDRGFAAAALHGDLGQGAREQALRAFRNNKVDVLVATDVAARGIDVEDVTHVINYQCVEDEKIYLHRVGRTGRAGNKGTAVTFVDWDDVPRWALINKALGLNVPEPVETYSSSPHLYTDLDIPEGTKGRLPRDKRTLAGVDAEVLEDLGETGKKNARGGRDSSRSRDREGRGRSKGGNREGGRSSDSAGHSGERRRRTSNTEAAPAGEAAAPAADGGQPSRARRTRTRTRRRNGEVVAGADKGTQPGNSEG from the coding sequence GTGAGTGAATTGCATACCCACCAGCTTCTGAGCGACGTGTCCGGTACGGAGACCATCGAACCGGAAGAGACCATCATCTCGGACGAGACGCCGCACGAGATCGCCGAAAAGTCTTTTGCCGACTACAACGTCCGCGACGACATTGTGGAGTCCCTGGCCGACGCCGGGATCACCCACCCCTTCCCCATCCAGGCCATGACCCTGCCGGTGGCCCTGGGCGGCCACGACATCATCGGCCAGGCCAAAACCGGCACCGGCAAGACCCTGGGCTTCGGCATTCCGGCGCTGCAGCGCGTCATCGGCCAGGACGACCCCGGCTACGCCAAGCTGGCCGTACCTGGAGCACCGCAGGCCCTGGTCATCGTTCCCACCCGTGAACTGGCGGTCCAGGTGGCCAGCGACCTCCAGACCGCGTCGCGCAAGCGCAACGCCAGGATCGCCACCATCTACGGCGGCCGCGCGTACGAGCCCCAGATCGAGTCCCTGAAGAAGGGTGTGGAGGTAGTGGTCGGGACCCCCGGCCGGTTGATCGACCTCTACAAGCAGAAGCACCTGAGCCTTAAGAACGTCAAAATCGTGGTTCTGGACGAAGCCGACGAGATGCTGGACCTCGGCTTCCTGCCGGACGTGGAGACGCTGATCGCTGCCACCCCCGCCGTCCGCCAGACACTCCTGTTCTCCGCCACGATGCCCGGCCCCGTCATCGCCATGGCCCGCCGGTACATGACCCAGCCCACCCACATCCGCGCCGCGGATCCGGAGGACGAGGGCCTGACCAAGCGGGACATCCGCCAGCTGATCTACCGTGCGCACAGCATGGACAAGACCGAGGTGGTGGCACGCATCCTGCAGGCGCGCGGCCGCGGGCGGACCATCATCTTCACCAAGACCAAGCGCACCGCCGCCAAGGTGGCCGAGGAACTGGTGGACCGCGGTTTCGCCGCCGCCGCCCTCCACGGCGACCTGGGCCAGGGCGCCCGTGAACAGGCGCTGCGTGCCTTCCGCAACAACAAGGTGGACGTCCTGGTGGCCACGGACGTGGCGGCCCGCGGCATCGACGTCGAGGACGTCACCCACGTGATCAACTACCAGTGCGTGGAAGACGAGAAGATCTACCTGCACCGGGTGGGCCGCACCGGCCGCGCCGGGAACAAGGGCACCGCAGTCACGTTCGTGGACTGGGACGATGTCCCACGCTGGGCACTGATCAACAAGGCACTGGGCCTCAACGTGCCCGAGCCCGTCGAAACCTACTCATCCTCCCCGCACCTGTACACCGACCTGGACATCCCCGAGGGCACCAAGGGCCGCCTGCCGCGGGACAAGCGCACCCTGGCCGGCGTTGACGCAGAGGTCCTCGAGGACCTTGGCGAGACCGGCAAGAAGAACGCCCGCGGCGGCCGGGACTCGTCCCGGTCCAGGGACCGGGAGGGACGGGGACGCAGCAAGGGCGGCAACCGCGAAGGAGGCCGCAGCAGTGATTCAGCCGGCCACTCAGGCGAGCGCCGCCGTCGTACGTCCAATACGGAAGCCGCACCTGCCGGTGAGGCTGCCGCCCCGGCAGCCGACGGCGGCCAGCCGTCGCGCGCCCGCCGCACCCGCACCCGCACCCGCCGCCGCAACGGCGAAGTGGTGGCGGGCGCCGACAAGGGCACGCAGCCTGGCAACTCCGAGGGCTAA